The Micromonospora siamensis genome contains the following window.
CTGGCCGCGCTCGGCCGGGAGTTCGACCTGAGTCCCGACCCCGCCGAGCGGGGCGCGGCGCCCGCCGAGACCTGGCTGGTCGACGGGGGGCCGGCCCGGGTCGGGGTGATCGGGAGCGTGACCCGGCCGTTCTGCGGCGACTGCGACCGCACCCGGCTCACCGCCGACGGCCAGGTGCGGGCGTGCCTGTTCGCCACGGAGGAGTCCGACCTGCGGGGCGCGCTGCGCGCCGGGGCCGACGACGAGGAGCTGGCCCGGCGCTGGCGTACGGCGATGTGGGGCAAGCGGGCCGGGCACGGCATCGACGACCCGACGTTCCTCCAGCCGGCCCGGCCGATGTCGGCGATCGGTGGCTGAGTCGTGCTGACCGTCCGCTACTTCGCCGGGGCCCGTGCCGCCGCCGGCCGGTCCGCGGAGACCGTGCCCGCCGGCCGGTCGCTGGACGACGTGACCGCCGAGCTGGCCCAGCGGCACGGCGCCTCCCTCGCCCGGGTGCTGACGGCGGCGAGTTTCCTGGTCGACGGCGTCGCCTGTCATGATCGGTCGACACCGCTGCCGGCCGGAGCGACGATCGACGTGCTGCCTCCGTTCGCCGGTGGCTGAGAGAGGTTGACGCGTGTTGCCGATCGTGGCGTTCGTCGGGGTGCAGGCCCTGCTCGCCGGGGGGATCCACTACTACCTGTGGCGACGGCTGGTCCGGGAC
Protein-coding sequences here:
- a CDS encoding MoaD/ThiS family protein; this translates as MLTVRYFAGARAAAGRSAETVPAGRSLDDVTAELAQRHGASLARVLTAASFLVDGVACHDRSTPLPAGATIDVLPPFAGG